GCCGATATTCAGCCGACTTTGGATAAAGAGCCGATTCCTATGTGGAAACCGGTGCATGTCAAGGCAGGGCAATTGCTGAAGTCAAAAGTCATCAAGGATGTCGGGCAACGTGCTTATTTAGCGGTGTTAGGTGGTTTTGATGTCCCGGATTACATGGGCAGCAAAACGACTTTCTCGCTAGGCGGTTTCGGTGGACATGGTGGTCGACTTCTGCGCGCAGGTGATGTGTTGCGTCTATCGCGTCACAGTGTTCGTGATGCCGAGTTGTGCGATTTGCCGGAAGGACTGATTCCAACACTTAACAATCGAGCGGAAATCGCGGTGATTTACGGTCCGCAAGGCGCGCCGGATTTCTTTACCGATGAAGATATTGAAACCTTTTTCTCAACGGATTGGGAAGTGCATTACAACTCCAGCCGCACCGGGATTCGTCTGATTGGTCCAAAACCAACATGGGCGCGTAAAGACGGTGGTGAAGCCGGGTTGCATCCATCAAACATCCATGACAACCCTTATGCCATTGGCGCGATAGACTTCACGGGCGATATGCCGGTTATTTTGGCGCAAGACGGTCCTAGTTTGGGAGGCTTTGTTTGCCCGGCGACCATTATCGAAGCAGAGCAATGGAAAATGGGGCAGTTGCGTCCGGGCGACAAGGTGCGTTTCAGACCGGTTTCTATCGATATGGCGGAAGAAGCATTCAAAGCACAAGAAGCCGCATTGGCTGGTTTGTCTGATTGGATATTGCGGGATACCAAATTCCTTGCATCACCCACAGAACAATCCTGTTTGGCATTGGAGATTTCTTCCGACGAACATGAGTTTGGCGTGAAGTATCGCCGTTCGGGTGACAGTCATTTGTTGATTGAGTACGGTGCGATGGAACTGGATTTGGCATTGCGTTTCCGTATTCAGGTGTTGGTCGAGAAGTTGAAAACGTTGAAAGACCAAAGTTCAGATGAGAACCCAACCTGGCAGTTTTTACGTGACTTGACGCCAGGTATTCGCTCTTTGCAAGTGCACTACAATCCAAGACAGATTTCGCAGAATGAGTTGATTCAAAAATTGAAAGGGCTGGAAGACGAGATTTCATCGGCAAAAGATTTGACGGTGAAAAGTCGTATCGTTCGCCTACCTTTGTCTTGGGATGATCCAAGTACGCGTTTAGCCATCGAAAAATACATGACCACGGTGCGCCCTGATGCGCCTTGGTGTCCGAGCAATATCGAGTTCATCCGTCGTATCAACGGGCTGGATTCCATTGAAGATGTGAAGCGTATTGTCTTTGACGCCAAGTATCTGGTCATGGGCTTGGGGGATGTTTACTTGGGTGCGCCAGTGGCGACACCTTTGGATCCGCGTCACCGTTTGGTTACCACTAAATACAACCCAGCTCGTACCTGGACGCCGGAAAACGCTGTCGGTATTGGTGGCGCTTACATGTGTGTTTATGGCATGGAAGGCCCCGGTGGTTATCAGTTTGTCGGGCGTACCATCCAAATGTGGAATGCTTATTTCAACACGCCATTCTTCCAACAGGGTAAGCCTTGGTTACTGGATTTCTTTGATCAGATTCAGTTTTATCCGGTGACTGAAGGTGAGTTGGCGCAGGCGAGAAACGATTTCCCGTTGGGTCGATACGATATCGACATCGAAGAAACGACCTTGTCTTTGAGTGCCTATCAGGCATTTTTGGCAGAAGAAGCCGATAGCATCCAATCTTTCCAAACGAAGCAGCAGGCAGCATTTGAAGCTGAACGTCAGCGTTGGGAAGAAACCGGACAGGCAAATTTTGAGTCTACTTCAGCGCAGGAAGAAGTGCTGGGCGAAACGCCGATAGAAATTCCAGAAGGGTTTGAAGCGGCATTGTCGCCGATTACCGGAAGTGCATGGAAGATTACCGTCAAGCCGGGTGACAAGGTTGCTGAAGGTGATGTCATCGCCATTTTGGAAACCATGAAAATCGAAATTCCAGTCGAAGCGGAAAGTGACGGTATTGTCACCGAGATTTTGGTGAATGAAGGGGATTTGATTCAGAACGGGCAAGCCATCATGATTTTGGAGGTTGCAGACGCATGAGCACTAAACATAATTTCGATTTGAGAATTTCTTCTCTTCGTCAGGCTTATGCTGATGGAGAACTGTCTCCTAGGGAGTTGATGACGTTGTTGGTGGAAAAAGCGGAGTCTTATGAAGACCACAATATTTTCATCCACCTGTTATCCGATGAAGAGCTTGAACCTTATCTGACTAGGCTTGAGGCTTGCGACCCAAGTAGCCACCCTTTGTGGGGGATTCCATTCGTCATCAAGGACAATATTGACTTAG
This portion of the Hydrogenovibrio marinus genome encodes:
- the uca gene encoding urea carboxylase, whose protein sequence is MFKKVLIANRGAIATRIIRTLKKMNIASVVLASDADRASLHVKEADEVIFLKGNAATETYLNVPLILERAKALGVEAVHPGYGFLSENASFAEDCEHMGIRFIGPSPQHMRDFGLKHTARELAIEAKVPLLPGSGLLDSLEEALVEAERIGYPVMLKSTAGGGGIGMQKCDTPQVLSEAFEQVARLSQNSFGQSGIFLEKFVVNARHIEIQIFGDGKGKVVSLGERDCSLQRRNQKVVEETPAVGISRDMVAEMEAHAVRLGELVSYRSAGTVEYVFDADAHQYYFLEVNTRLQVEHGITEAVRNVDLVEWMVQVAFDQNLPGRGEVNPATGHAIEVRVYAEDPFKNFQPSAGKLTGWQMPTDCRVDTWCSKGQEVSSFYDPMLAKIIVTGKDRDEAVKNLNKALKSTSIHGFETNVFYLEALSEAPAFIKAEGLYTQFLNSFTHEPFTAEVTNPGTHSMLVSYPGRVGFWDIGVPPSGPMDALSHRLANRCLNNTEDAATIEMTVSGISLKFDRDTVICITGADIQPTLDKEPIPMWKPVHVKAGQLLKSKVIKDVGQRAYLAVLGGFDVPDYMGSKTTFSLGGFGGHGGRLLRAGDVLRLSRHSVRDAELCDLPEGLIPTLNNRAEIAVIYGPQGAPDFFTDEDIETFFSTDWEVHYNSSRTGIRLIGPKPTWARKDGGEAGLHPSNIHDNPYAIGAIDFTGDMPVILAQDGPSLGGFVCPATIIEAEQWKMGQLRPGDKVRFRPVSIDMAEEAFKAQEAALAGLSDWILRDTKFLASPTEQSCLALEISSDEHEFGVKYRRSGDSHLLIEYGAMELDLALRFRIQVLVEKLKTLKDQSSDENPTWQFLRDLTPGIRSLQVHYNPRQISQNELIQKLKGLEDEISSAKDLTVKSRIVRLPLSWDDPSTRLAIEKYMTTVRPDAPWCPSNIEFIRRINGLDSIEDVKRIVFDAKYLVMGLGDVYLGAPVATPLDPRHRLVTTKYNPARTWTPENAVGIGGAYMCVYGMEGPGGYQFVGRTIQMWNAYFNTPFFQQGKPWLLDFFDQIQFYPVTEGELAQARNDFPLGRYDIDIEETTLSLSAYQAFLAEEADSIQSFQTKQQAAFEAERQRWEETGQANFESTSAQEEVLGETPIEIPEGFEAALSPITGSAWKITVKPGDKVAEGDVIAILETMKIEIPVEAESDGIVTEILVNEGDLIQNGQAIMILEVADA